In the genome of Pseudomonadota bacterium, one region contains:
- the rplV gene encoding 50S ribosomal protein L22: MTNKKKKQSGVEVARATVQDIGMSPRKARLVIDLIRGKQVEPAFQILRFSNKKGARFACKLLESAVSNAREGARADIDRLWITRGWVDAGRTLKRSMPAAQGRAVPIRKRSAHMTIILGEK, translated from the coding sequence ATGACAAATAAAAAAAAGAAGCAAAGCGGGGTTGAGGTGGCTCGAGCTACTGTTCAGGACATAGGCATGTCCCCTCGTAAGGCTAGACTCGTGATTGATCTGATCCGTGGCAAGCAGGTGGAGCCAGCGTTTCAGATATTGCGTTTCTCGAACAAGAAAGGCGCTAGATTCGCATGCAAGCTGCTTGAGTCAGCTGTATCGAACGCTCGTGAAGGTGCGCGTGCAGATATTGATCGTCTCTGGATAACACGGGGCTGGGTTGATGCTGGCCGCACACTAAAGCGTTCTATGCCAGCGGCACAAGGACGCGCTGTACCGATTCGCAAGCGTTCGGCGCACATGACGATTATTCTGGGCGAAAAATAA
- the rpsC gene encoding 30S ribosomal protein S3 yields the protein MGQKVNPRGFRIGITEGWQSKWFAGKEFARFIGEDVKIRRFVKSKLQAAGIARVEIERAAARVKINIHTAKPGLVIGKKGKDIEDLRKELKSLVSRDVTLSIIEARKPDMDAQLVAEGIAFQLQRRVNFRRAMKEAVSRAQRAGAEGIKIRVSGRLNGAEIARTESTRDGRVPLHTLRADIDYGTAEASTTYGIIGIKVWVFKGEKFAPGEEATAEAINL from the coding sequence ATGGGACAGAAAGTTAACCCACGAGGATTTAGAATTGGAATTACTGAGGGCTGGCAGTCTAAGTGGTTTGCCGGAAAGGAGTTCGCTCGTTTCATCGGTGAGGATGTTAAGATTCGCCGATTTGTTAAGAGCAAGCTGCAAGCAGCTGGCATAGCTCGCGTCGAGATTGAGCGCGCGGCAGCTCGTGTTAAGATCAATATTCATACCGCCAAGCCCGGTCTTGTGATCGGAAAGAAGGGAAAGGATATTGAGGATCTTCGCAAGGAGCTCAAGTCACTCGTTTCACGTGATGTTACACTTAGTATCATCGAGGCGCGCAAGCCAGATATGGATGCGCAGTTAGTTGCTGAGGGTATCGCGTTTCAATTGCAGAGGCGTGTTAATTTTCGCCGCGCTATGAAAGAAGCCGTTAGTCGCGCACAACGTGCTGGCGCAGAGGGTATTAAGATTCGTGTATCTGGGCGCTTGAATGGTGCCGAGATCGCTCGAACTGAGTCGACCCGCGATGGACGAGTTCCTCTTCATACGCTCCGAGCTGATATCGACTATGGTACCGCTGAGGCAAGTACGACCTACGGCATTATCGGGATTAAGGTTTGGGTATTTAAGGGTGAAAAGTTCGCTCCAGGTGAGGAAGCGACGGCAGAGGCGATTAACCTGTAA
- a CDS encoding 50S ribosomal protein L16: MLQPKKPRYRKQMKLYRHLKIKETRGCKLEFGEYG, encoded by the coding sequence ATGTTGCAGCCAAAGAAGCCACGTTATCGAAAGCAGATGAAGCTTTACCGACATCTGAAGATTAAAGAGACGCGTGGCTGCAAGCTAGAGTTTGGAGAGTACGGTTT